The Sinorhizobium fredii genome contains the following window.
GAGATGCGCGGCATCGAAAAGGCCTTCGGGGCCGTACAGGCGCTTCGCAAGGTCGATCTCGTCCTCTATCCCGGAGAAATTCTCGGCCTCGTCGGCGACAACTCGGCCGGCAAGTCGACGTTGATGAAAATCCTCACCGGGGCCTATCAGCGCGATGCCGGCGAAATCCTCGTTGCCGGTCAGCCGGTGCAGTTCAGGAGCCCGCACGAGAGCCGCGACGCCGGCATCGAGATGATCTACCAGGACTTCGCGCTCTGCGGAAATATGGATGTCGGCCAGAACATCTTTCTCGGCCGGTGGCCGCTGAAAGGTCCCTTCGTCGACCGGCGGGCGATGTATGCGGAAGCCGATCGCGTTCTGAAGCGGCTCAAGGTCGACGTCAACTCGGTCTACCAGAAGGTCGAAAGCCTCTCGGGCGGTCGTCAGCAATCCGTGGCGATCGCCCGCGCCATCTCCTTCGAGCCGCGGGTAGTGATCCTCGACGAACCGACCGCCAATCTGTCGGTGATGGCGACTGAGCGGCTGCTCGAAACCATGCTCGAACTGAAGAGGCAAGGCGTTGCCCAGATCATCATCTCGCACCGGCTCATCGACATCTTCGCCGTCGGCGATCGCGTCATGGTGCTGAAGCGCGGCGAATATGTCGGCGACCGCTTTATCAGGAACACTGACGAGCACGAGGTGCTGGAGATCATCGTGTCCGGCACCCAGGACACGGCGCTGACGGCAGACCAGGCAAGAGACCGCCGGTCATAGCATGGACCACAACGGAAACCGCTCCAGGCTTCAGATCAATTGTGCGGTCACGCAGTGGATCGAGTTGTTGCCGTAGCCCAGGCGGTTCCACTCGGCGTGCTCAGGCTGGGTCCGGCCCGCCATGTCGGTGGCGCGCGCCCGCACGATGAGCGGCCCCGTCTCGTCGAGGCGGGTGATCAGTTCCCACCATTGCCACGCGGAGCGCCGCCGTTCGCCGACGAGCCGCGCCTCGCGCCACGGCCCACCGTCCAGGCTGACGTCGACCCTCGCTATGCTGCCGGCGCCCGACCATGCGACACCGCGGATCGCCGTCTCGCCACGCGGCAGGCTCTCGCCTTGAGCGGGCGTTGCGATCAGCGCCCTCACATTCATCAGCGTCACCGGCGCGCGCTCGTCGTGGCCGTTGCGTATCCACTCGTACCAGTACTTTTCCACCTGATAGTGTGCCTCGCAGGGCTTGTCGGTGACGATGATCTCGGTCAGCCATTTCACGGACGCCACAGCGTACCAGCCGGGCACGACCAGCCGCAACGGGTAGCCGTGCGGCGGCGGCAGCGGCTCGCCGTTCATCTCGTAGGCGAGCAGCGCGCCCGCTTCGCGGATCTGGTCGACGGTAAGGCCCCGCTCGAAACTGATCGGCGCATCGTGACCCTCGACGAGCCCGCCGTCGGCGCCGCGGAAGGTGAGTTGCGTTGCGCCGGGTTGCAGCCCGGCCCGTTCGACCACCTCGACCAGGGGCACGCCGGTCCATTCGGCGGTGCTGACGGCGCCCATGCCCCAGGCCTCGCCGGGCACCGCCGGATCGAACAGGCTGCGGCCGTTACCGGCACATTCGAGGGTGACCACAAGGCTCTCGGCATGAAGATTGCGAAGGTCCCGCATGCTCAGGCTCAGGGGTTTTTCGACCAACCCGCCGACCGAGAGGCGGTAGCGCTCGCCATCGAGGTGCGGGATATCGAAATGGTTGCGCAGGTAGAACCGACCGTTGGGCATGACGGCCCCGCCGGCGAGGTCCGGCACCGACGTCTCGCCGTTCAACGGGTAGGCCCGGTGGACGAGAAGTCCCGCCTCGATGGCTTCCTGGCAAGCGTCGGCCGGAGCGAGCAGCGCCGCCGAAATGTCTGCCGGGGGCGCATCGCAGCCGCCACTCGCGACTACCTCCGCGCAGGTCGACGCGGCCATCACTTCCACCTCGCCGACTTGCCGGAACGGCGTTAAGAACGCCTGGAGGGCGGCCTCATCCGCCGCTTCGGCGATGAAGAACAGCGTGTGTGCACCGCGAACGACGGCCTCGCCCTTGATAACGACCCCGTGGCGCGCGGCGCTTGGCCTGCTCAGATGGTTCAGCAACATCCCGCCCATGGCCGGATCGCGCGCGGGGCAGGCTTCGGGCGAGTGCTGATGTCGCACAATGAACAGAGGCATCGGGACCCCCACGCCTTTCGGCAAGGACGAGCATTCGCGGCAATATATCATGCGGCATCTTCGCTTTCGCCGGGTATCGCTGAAAAGCTCCTTTTGGAGGAAGCCTGTCCGCAGCCGGGGCACGCAGTTCCACGCCGGTCACGGGCTATATCGATAATTCCATTCAGTCGCGCACCGGATGTCGAGCTGTTGAACGCCTACTCTCGGACGGTGGCCGATGCGGCCGACCTCATCGGCCCGGCGGGCAGGGATCCGTCTTCGCGATCTCTCCCGACGGGCCGAGTCGTCTGCTGTCTTGACTGGACGCAGGACGGACCTATCCGCAAGTCATCCTGGATCAGAGGGAGTCGCGCTCGGTGCGCAAGTTGGAGACGACGCGCCGGTTCTGCACCTTGCAGGAGCGGTCCGTGCAGTCACGGACCTCGCGCTCGTTGCCGTAACCCTTGGCCCACATGCGGTTGGCATCTACGCCCTTCGAGACGAGATAGGCCATCGCCGCGTCGGCGCGTCTCTGCGACAGCGTTGCCATATTTGCCCCGGACCCGGAATCGTCTGCAAATCCCTGCAGCTTGACCAGCCAACGCGGATTGCTGTTGAGCCAGATCGCCTGCTTGTCCAACGTTGCCATGGCGACGGAGTCGAGCGTGGCCGAGTCCTCCGTGAAGTAGGTCCGTCGGCCGACATTCAGGATGAAGTCCTCTTCGCTGCCGGTCACGACATTCTCGAAGCCGGGCGCCGGATCATTGGTCTGTCCGATCATCGGTGACGCAGTCGGCTCTTCCAACGCCGCGATTTCAGTCGTGTTGCAGGCGGCGAGCGTCAGCAGCATGGCCACGCCAACAAGCAGCCTCGTATATCCGGTCAAAGCAGACATCAAGGTGATATTCCTCATTCGACCGGGCTTGCTTGGCTGACCTGAGCGGCGGCACTTTCAGCCTGGTCGGCAATATGCGGCAGGACTTGCACCGCGGTGCCGATGGGGCAACGCTGATAAAGATCGATTGCGTCTTCGTTGAACATGCGGATGCAGCCGCTGGAGGCATCCTTG
Protein-coding sequences here:
- a CDS encoding ATP-binding cassette domain-containing protein, whose amino-acid sequence is MVDTQSPRPIVEMRGIEKAFGAVQALRKVDLVLYPGEILGLVGDNSAGKSTLMKILTGAYQRDAGEILVAGQPVQFRSPHESRDAGIEMIYQDFALCGNMDVGQNIFLGRWPLKGPFVDRRAMYAEADRVLKRLKVDVNSVYQKVESLSGGRQQSVAIARAISFEPRVVILDEPTANLSVMATERLLETMLELKRQGVAQIIISHRLIDIFAVGDRVMVLKRGEYVGDRFIRNTDEHEVLEIIVSGTQDTALTADQARDRRS
- a CDS encoding sulfite oxidase → MPLFIVRHQHSPEACPARDPAMGGMLLNHLSRPSAARHGVVIKGEAVVRGAHTLFFIAEAADEAALQAFLTPFRQVGEVEVMAASTCAEVVASGGCDAPPADISAALLAPADACQEAIEAGLLVHRAYPLNGETSVPDLAGGAVMPNGRFYLRNHFDIPHLDGERYRLSVGGLVEKPLSLSMRDLRNLHAESLVVTLECAGNGRSLFDPAVPGEAWGMGAVSTAEWTGVPLVEVVERAGLQPGATQLTFRGADGGLVEGHDAPISFERGLTVDQIREAGALLAYEMNGEPLPPPHGYPLRLVVPGWYAVASVKWLTEIIVTDKPCEAHYQVEKYWYEWIRNGHDERAPVTLMNVRALIATPAQGESLPRGETAIRGVAWSGAGSIARVDVSLDGGPWREARLVGERRRSAWQWWELITRLDETGPLIVRARATDMAGRTQPEHAEWNRLGYGNNSIHCVTAQLI
- a CDS encoding OmpA family protein; the protein is MRNITLMSALTGYTRLLVGVAMLLTLAACNTTEIAALEEPTASPMIGQTNDPAPGFENVVTGSEEDFILNVGRRTYFTEDSATLDSVAMATLDKQAIWLNSNPRWLVKLQGFADDSGSGANMATLSQRRADAAMAYLVSKGVDANRMWAKGYGNEREVRDCTDRSCKVQNRRVVSNLRTERDSL